The following proteins are co-located in the Candidatus Spechtbacteria bacterium genome:
- a CDS encoding class I tRNA ligase family protein yields the protein MDISKQEEQILRLWREIGAFEKSVSKRPFFAARSAEVASATKVGKVTKGKPKSNSFVFYEGPPTANGRPGIHHVLARAYKDVICRYKTMRGFRVERKGGWDTHGLPVEIEVEKALGLKNKKDIETYGIGNFNEQCRQSVWKYQQEWEKLTERMGYWVDLKNPYITYNPMYMESLWWIIKQAWDKKLLYQGHKVVPLCPRCGTSLSSHEVAQGYQDVTENSVYAKFKISKSSINSGKELSSRGAAATRDLSRHARDDNHIFFLAWTTTPWTLPGNVALAVGAEIVYVVVQQKDETLILAKNRLEILEGEYTIVKEIRGKDLAGIEYEPLFHSFKDVKEKKYYVVTANFVTTEDGTGIVHTAVMYGEDDYQLGDKLGLPKVHTVNEDGTFNDRVPQWQGRFVKDVEREITEDLRLRNLLYKVMPYTHSYPFCWRCKTPLLYYAMSSWFIAMSKVRNALITNNKKINWVPESIKEGRFGEWLREVKDWAFSRSRYWGTPLPVWHCSQCGDNEVIGSRDDLRKQTFSTNTYFVLRHGFSDRNKEKVISSIFPEPRAVHLTEKGEKEAMKAARELKKKGGVDIIISSPFARTKETAEIVARELGAKVIYDKRVMEVQTGDMEGHTEKEFHAAYPSATRFTTAPRKGETLVQLQKRMRGAIEAIDKKYKGKRILIVSHGDPLWILEGMMSGLTQEEIVGVKDKGRIFRYPQVGTLQPLHVAYFPYNKKGELDFHRPYVDAVEFHCNSCNASGNTMRRVKDLVDVWFDSGSMPFAQYHFPFENGTAPQTHADLTRKVAETFPYVSAAGLAYPADYICEAVDQTRGWFYTLLAVSTILGYEAPYKNVISLSHILDKNGQKMSKSRGNTVDPWAVMDKYGADALRWYMYTVNDPGDVKRFDEKDVHERYNKFISTLWNTLVFFQTYTDKKLKVKSQKLKITTNPSSSILDKWILARLEETTSFVQKSLDNYAVPEAARALEAFAMEDVSNWYVRRSRRRFQKPQTAMEKDEAVATLRVVLEQVALLSAPFTPFLSEALFQELKTGKKADSVHWQDFPITGKVQAADAKVIETMQTVRALVKEGLRLRTEAGMRVRQPLQSFAILAKLAGGYSEVLKDELNVKELVVLAPLDATSFTGSEKKEEAGWYWGEVNGASVGLDTNLTPALVIEGLVKEMNRHIQDMRKDIKLTPQEKISVVYMLPLTQRGAFAAWNETISRDTSARQVSEVQETQKVDAESTFSMEGGEVWVGIRKA from the coding sequence ATGGATATTTCAAAGCAGGAAGAACAAATTTTGCGGCTTTGGCGGGAAATTGGGGCTTTTGAAAAAAGCGTTTCTAAGCGGCCCTTCTTCGCCGCCCGCTCTGCCGAAGTAGCTTCAGCTACGAAGGTCGGGAAGGTTACGAAGGGCAAGCCAAAGTCTAATAGTTTTGTGTTCTACGAAGGTCCGCCGACGGCTAATGGCCGGCCGGGGATTCATCATGTTTTAGCGCGCGCTTACAAAGATGTTATCTGCCGCTACAAAACAATGCGCGGTTTTCGCGTGGAGCGCAAAGGCGGCTGGGACACTCACGGCTTGCCGGTTGAAATTGAGGTGGAAAAAGCGCTTGGGTTAAAAAATAAAAAAGATATTGAAACTTACGGCATTGGCAATTTCAACGAGCAGTGCCGCCAGTCGGTATGGAAATATCAACAGGAATGGGAGAAGTTGACCGAACGCATGGGCTACTGGGTTGATTTAAAAAATCCGTACATTACCTATAATCCGATGTACATGGAAAGTTTGTGGTGGATTATCAAGCAAGCGTGGGATAAAAAATTATTGTATCAGGGGCATAAAGTTGTGCCGCTGTGCCCGCGTTGCGGCACGTCTCTGTCTTCGCACGAAGTGGCGCAGGGCTATCAGGATGTCACCGAAAACTCTGTGTATGCGAAGTTTAAAATTTCAAAATCTTCAATAAATTCAGGAAAAGAGTTGTCATCTCGAGGCGCAGCAGCGACGAGAGATCTCTCGCGCCACGCTCGAGATGACAACCATATTTTTTTCTTGGCATGGACGACGACTCCATGGACACTCCCGGGCAACGTGGCATTGGCGGTGGGAGCAGAGATTGTCTATGTCGTAGTACAGCAAAAAGACGAAACGCTTATTCTTGCGAAAAATCGTTTAGAGATACTGGAAGGCGAGTATACGATTGTAAAAGAAATACGAGGCAAAGATCTTGCGGGCATTGAATACGAGCCGCTTTTTCATTCCTTTAAAGATGTAAAAGAAAAAAAATATTACGTTGTTACGGCTAATTTTGTGACAACCGAAGACGGCACCGGTATTGTGCACACCGCGGTGATGTACGGCGAAGATGACTATCAGTTGGGAGATAAGCTTGGTTTGCCTAAAGTGCACACGGTAAATGAAGATGGCACGTTTAACGATAGGGTGCCGCAATGGCAGGGAAGATTTGTGAAAGACGTAGAGAGGGAGATTACCGAAGATTTGCGTTTGCGCAATCTTTTGTACAAAGTAATGCCCTACACGCATAGCTATCCGTTTTGTTGGAGATGCAAGACACCGCTGTTATATTACGCTATGAGTTCGTGGTTTATCGCGATGAGCAAAGTGCGTAATGCCCTTATCACAAACAACAAAAAGATAAATTGGGTGCCGGAATCAATTAAGGAGGGGCGATTTGGCGAGTGGCTGCGCGAAGTAAAAGACTGGGCGTTTTCGCGCTCACGCTACTGGGGCACACCTTTGCCGGTGTGGCATTGCAGCCAGTGTGGAGATAATGAAGTTATCGGTTCGCGCGATGATTTAAGAAAACAAACATTTTCAACAAACACATATTTTGTGTTGCGCCACGGATTTTCTGATCGCAATAAAGAAAAAGTAATATCTTCTATTTTTCCAGAGCCGCGCGCGGTACACCTTACGGAAAAAGGAGAGAAGGAAGCCATGAAAGCCGCGCGAGAGCTAAAAAAGAAAGGAGGAGTTGATATTATTATATCTTCGCCCTTCGCGCGTACTAAAGAAACCGCGGAGATTGTGGCGCGCGAGCTTGGCGCGAAAGTGATTTACGACAAGCGCGTCATGGAAGTGCAAACGGGTGACATGGAGGGCCACACGGAAAAAGAATTTCACGCGGCATATCCTTCAGCAACAAGGTTTACCACAGCTCCTCGCAAAGGGGAGACGCTGGTGCAATTGCAAAAGCGCATGCGCGGCGCAATTGAAGCGATTGATAAAAAATATAAGGGCAAGAGGATTCTAATTGTCAGCCACGGTGATCCGTTGTGGATTCTTGAGGGTATGATGAGCGGTTTAACGCAGGAAGAAATCGTGGGAGTAAAAGATAAAGGCAGAATTTTCAGATACCCGCAAGTTGGTACATTACAGCCGCTACATGTGGCATATTTTCCGTACAACAAAAAAGGCGAGCTTGATTTTCATCGTCCGTATGTTGATGCTGTAGAATTCCATTGTAATTCCTGTAATGCTTCAGGCAACACCATGCGCCGCGTGAAAGATTTGGTAGACGTGTGGTTTGATTCAGGGTCAATGCCATTTGCGCAGTACCATTTTCCTTTTGAAAATGGTACTGCGCCGCAGACACACGCAGACTTAACGCGGAAGGTCGCAGAAACGTTTCCGTATGTGTCTGCGGCGGGGTTAGCGTACCCCGCAGATTATATATGCGAAGCGGTAGACCAAACTCGCGGATGGTTCTACACGCTACTCGCGGTGTCAACAATTTTGGGCTATGAAGCGCCGTATAAAAATGTGATTTCCCTTTCGCATATACTTGATAAAAATGGACAGAAGATGTCCAAGTCCCGCGGCAATACCGTTGACCCTTGGGCTGTGATGGATAAATACGGCGCGGATGCTTTGCGCTGGTATATGTATACGGTAAATGATCCCGGAGATGTAAAGCGCTTTGACGAAAAAGACGTGCATGAGCGATACAACAAGTTTATCAGCACATTGTGGAATACACTGGTGTTTTTTCAGACGTACACAGATAAAAAGTTAAAAGTTAAAAGTCAAAAGCTAAAAATAACTACGAACCCTTCTTCGTCAATTCTTGATAAATGGATACTCGCACGTCTTGAGGAAACTACATCATTTGTTCAAAAAAGTTTAGATAATTACGCTGTTCCTGAAGCGGCGAGGGCTCTGGAAGCATTTGCGATGGAAGATGTTTCAAACTGGTATGTACGCCGTTCACGTCGCCGTTTCCAAAAACCGCAAACAGCGATGGAGAAAGATGAAGCCGTTGCGACGTTAAGAGTCGTTTTGGAGCAGGTGGCTTTACTAAGCGCGCCGTTCACGCCGTTTTTGTCGGAAGCGCTTTTTCAGGAATTAAAAACGGGCAAAAAAGCGGACAGCGTGCACTGGCAAGATTTTCCTATTACAGGAAAAGTACAAGCCGCTGATGCCAAGGTAATTGAAACAATGCAAACAGTGCGAGCGCTCGTAAAGGAAGGGCTACGTTTGCGCACCGAAGCAGGTATGCGCGTGCGCCAGCCGTTACAATCATTTGCAATTTTAGCCAAACTTGCAGGTGGATATTCAGAAGTTTTGAAAGATGAACTGAATGTTAAAGAGCTTGTGGTGCTTGCCCCGCTAGACGCTACGTCTTTTACGGGGAGCGAGAAAAAGGAAGAAGCGGGCTGGTATTGGGGCGAAGTAAACGGCGCTTCGGTTGGGCTTGATACAAATCTTACACCAGCGCTTGTAATTGAAGGTCTTGTAAAAGAAATGAACCGCCATATTCAAGATATGAGAAAAGATATTAAACTTACACCGCAAGAAAAAATTTCTGTAGTGTATATGCTTCCGTTAACGCAGCGCGGCGCATTTGCGGCGTGGAATGAAACAATATCTCGTGATACTTCAGCGCGCCAAGTTAGCGAAGTACAGGAAACGCAAAAAGTTGACGCAGAATCAACTTTCTCAATGGAAGGTGGGGAAGTATGGGTTGGAATTAGGAAAGCATAG
- the recO gene encoding DNA repair protein RecO, translating into MLRTKAIALSIRPYKERDELCSFFTKEFGRRTIVARGTKKPLSKLGPFLHGVAILDCGFVEGKNYPVLTSIDTLYDGGGNSSAHPLTPYSLAMLDLCDWLLYEEQQDEGLWNMLLGVVVQTKEYTGTAAESVYEQWLWQLLEILGVADRQPIASHTRESLASIFVEQWGKNPFFNR; encoded by the coding sequence ATGCTTCGCACTAAAGCCATCGCGCTTTCCATACGCCCATACAAAGAAAGAGACGAGCTCTGCTCTTTTTTTACCAAAGAGTTTGGTAGGCGTACGATTGTGGCGCGCGGTACAAAAAAGCCCCTCTCCAAACTTGGTCCTTTCTTGCACGGCGTTGCCATTCTTGATTGTGGGTTTGTGGAAGGGAAGAATTATCCCGTACTCACAAGCATAGATACGTTGTATGATGGAGGTGGAAACTCATCAGCACATCCTCTTACTCCTTATTCCTTAGCGATGCTGGACTTGTGCGACTGGCTGCTGTATGAAGAGCAGCAGGACGAAGGACTATGGAACATGCTGCTCGGGGTGGTTGTACAAACAAAAGAATATACCGGCACCGCGGCAGAGAGTGTCTACGAGCAATGGTTGTGGCAGCTTTTGGAGATTCTGGGGGTTGCGGATCGGCAACCCATTGCAAGCCATACGCGCGAATCTTTAGCAAGTATATTTGTTGAACAATGGGGAAAGAATCCGTTTTTTAATAGATAA
- a CDS encoding glycine--tRNA ligase — MKTDKKNDLLEKVLSLAKRRGFVFPGSDIYGGLANSWDYGPLGVELKNNIKQEWWKRFVQHRADVVGIDAALLMNPKVWEASGHLKNFSDPLVECKRCHKRFRADAFPNEEILKHQETHLGVVTTYELIKQDFTEKKDFNLMLKTYLGPAEEQANIVYFRPETAQAMFVNFKNILDTNRIKLPFGIAQQGKAFRNEITPGNFIFRMREFEQMEIEYFVKESEWEKYFEHWLGEMKRWLKDLGVSDSKLHYVDIPDGERAHYSKRTVDVEYEYPFGQKELYGLAYRGDFDLKNHMEASGQDLRYTDTETNERFLPHVIEPTWGVDRSVLVAMLEAYHEDDIATPKLQAEAGAPTSEKGETETRVVMKFPYWMAPVKVAVFPLVKNKEEIVKKAREVFEIVLAQFPAQYDESGAVGRRYRRQDEIGTPLCVTIDFDTLQDNAVTVRDRDTMEQKRIKFEELVSYIASKLV; from the coding sequence ATGAAAACAGATAAAAAAAATGATCTACTAGAAAAAGTGTTGTCTCTCGCAAAGCGCCGTGGTTTTGTGTTTCCCGGCTCTGACATTTACGGCGGCCTCGCAAATTCATGGGATTACGGGCCTCTTGGCGTGGAGCTAAAGAATAATATTAAGCAGGAGTGGTGGAAGCGCTTTGTACAACACAGAGCAGATGTGGTTGGCATTGATGCCGCACTTTTAATGAATCCAAAAGTTTGGGAGGCAAGCGGTCACCTTAAAAATTTTTCAGATCCCCTGGTTGAATGCAAAAGATGCCATAAAAGATTTCGCGCCGACGCATTTCCCAATGAAGAAATTTTAAAACATCAGGAAACACACCTCGGTGTCGTTACGACTTATGAATTAATAAAACAAGATTTTACAGAAAAAAAAGATTTTAATTTAATGTTGAAGACGTATTTAGGCCCTGCCGAGGAACAAGCCAATATTGTTTATTTTCGTCCAGAGACAGCCCAGGCCATGTTCGTAAATTTTAAAAATATTCTTGACACCAATCGTATTAAGCTTCCTTTTGGTATAGCTCAACAAGGAAAAGCATTTCGTAATGAGATTACTCCAGGAAATTTCATATTCAGAATGAGGGAGTTTGAGCAGATGGAAATTGAATACTTTGTGAAGGAATCAGAATGGGAAAAATATTTTGAACATTGGTTGGGAGAAATGAAAAGGTGGCTGAAAGACTTAGGGGTGTCAGATAGCAAGCTTCACTACGTCGATATCCCAGACGGAGAGCGCGCTCATTATTCAAAGAGAACTGTGGATGTTGAGTACGAGTATCCTTTTGGGCAGAAGGAATTGTACGGACTGGCATATAGAGGAGACTTTGATTTAAAAAATCACATGGAAGCAAGCGGGCAAGATTTAAGATATACAGACACTGAAACGAATGAAAGGTTTCTTCCGCATGTTATTGAACCTACTTGGGGAGTAGATCGCTCGGTGCTAGTCGCAATGCTTGAGGCGTACCATGAAGATGACATCGCCACGCCGAAGCTGCAAGCGGAGGCGGGAGCTCCGACTTCCGAAAAAGGTGAGACCGAAACCCGCGTTGTAATGAAGTTCCCTTATTGGATGGCGCCGGTGAAAGTAGCCGTGTTTCCGCTAGTAAAAAATAAAGAAGAAATAGTCAAAAAAGCTCGCGAAGTATTTGAAATTGTGCTAGCACAATTTCCAGCGCAGTATGACGAGTCGGGCGCGGTGGGCAGGAGATATCGCAGGCAGGATGAAATCGGCACGCCGCTATGCGTGACAATTGATTTTGATACATTGCAGGATAATGCGGTAACCGTTCGCGATCGTGATACAATGGAGCAAAAAAGGATTAAGTTCGAAGAACTTGTCAGCTATATTGCAAGTAAGCTAGTATAA
- a CDS encoding ribonuclease J: MAGSRVYIDPRGGLQNVGERNCYAIVFEHDGIKEAILLDCGQKIPSGESDRDNLGPEYFPNFDDLIKQGIRVRAIFISHGHIDHVGGVKWFLENYSSLCSDDFRVYGSAFTLGVLRKIVYKYDEPQSPLWKFVTLQTGTVVRKGLFSAQMFPVNHSIPGAMGIHVSVAGKNILYLGDWKRRGPGDSEAVFMDKMERYGVDGVDALLLDSTNADEDGATLSEEVATSAIIETINRHNNARVLIATFSSHMHRITAIVEAARRANRPVFLAGRSLINYSYIAQLQGVHFFRRDINDDYYPLLPSNAVILCTGVQAEPHSFLPRMLAGEIYGMAWNKERDVVIIAASTIPKEDILARVPKMIGELSKIVQTIYLARDVVTDEEPENAIRGMYHVSGHGMRDDSAAVLKVVRPRLLIPVHGDAQRRALMQSLAPHGTTTVLASERQEVEI; encoded by the coding sequence GTGGCAGGATCAAGGGTCTATATTGATCCAAGAGGCGGACTACAGAATGTCGGCGAACGTAATTGTTATGCAATAGTGTTCGAACACGATGGTATTAAGGAAGCAATTCTGCTGGATTGCGGTCAAAAGATTCCCTCAGGTGAAAGCGATAGAGACAATTTGGGGCCAGAATACTTTCCTAACTTTGATGATTTAATAAAGCAGGGCATTCGCGTACGTGCCATTTTCATATCGCATGGCCATATTGATCACGTCGGCGGTGTGAAATGGTTTTTGGAGAATTACAGCTCGCTTTGTTCAGATGATTTTCGCGTATATGGCAGCGCGTTTACTCTAGGGGTTCTACGCAAGATCGTTTATAAGTACGACGAACCCCAATCGCCCCTCTGGAAGTTCGTTACTCTGCAGACGGGAACCGTTGTTAGAAAGGGTTTGTTTTCTGCCCAGATGTTTCCGGTTAACCACAGTATTCCCGGCGCAATGGGGATTCATGTTTCTGTTGCCGGTAAAAATATTTTGTACCTGGGAGACTGGAAGCGCAGAGGCCCTGGCGATTCCGAAGCTGTTTTTATGGATAAAATGGAGCGGTACGGGGTCGACGGGGTAGATGCTCTTTTGCTGGACTCAACCAATGCCGATGAGGATGGCGCCACGTTATCCGAAGAGGTAGCCACATCGGCAATTATTGAGACTATAAACAGACACAACAATGCTCGCGTGCTGATTGCGACATTCTCGTCTCATATGCATAGAATTACAGCGATTGTTGAAGCGGCGCGCAGGGCAAATCGTCCAGTGTTTTTGGCAGGCAGAAGCTTGATTAACTATTCTTATATCGCGCAGCTGCAAGGGGTGCATTTCTTTCGTCGCGATATCAATGATGACTATTATCCTTTGTTGCCATCCAACGCTGTTATTCTGTGCACGGGAGTTCAGGCCGAGCCGCACAGCTTTTTGCCAAGGATGCTTGCGGGCGAGATATATGGCATGGCTTGGAACAAAGAGCGTGACGTCGTGATTATCGCGGCGAGCACGATTCCCAAAGAAGATATTTTGGCACGTGTGCCGAAAATGATAGGAGAGCTTTCTAAAATTGTTCAAACAATTTATCTGGCACGGGATGTGGTGACAGACGAAGAGCCGGAAAATGCAATTCGCGGAATGTATCACGTGTCTGGACACGGCATGCGAGATGATAGCGCGGCAGTGCTCAAGGTAGTGCGGCCTCGGCTGCTTATTCCGGTGCACGGCGACGCGCAGAGGCGGGCGTTGATGCAGAGCCTTGCCCCGCACGGAACGACGACCGTCCTTGCCTCGGAGCGCCAAGAGGTTGAAATTTAA
- a CDS encoding insulinase family protein — protein MLIPFTKSTLPNGVRVIFAPLTHTRAVSVLVLFKTGSKYETKRINGISHYLEHMFFKGTKKRPDKRQIAELLDGVGAEFNAFTSDESTGYYVKVERTHTSLALDVVSDILLNSMFPQNEMAREKNVIIEEINMIADTPMRQVHEYWEELLYGDQPAGRPVAGTRDGVKKITRNDLVSYFEKQYRSESMVVCIAGNFPQEKIHDEIKKRFAAMRKGIAQDKQPVVENQHGAQVYLASSKTGQSHILLGVRTFPLSDTRKYALSVLSTILGGGMSSRLFLSVREDKGLVYYIRTQSEMTTDTGYMNTAAGVDSARLELAIKAIMKEYRDIKNKGVTAAELKKAKSSLRGRMLIGLEETDDIASFLAGQELLENEIRDPEEEMDFIDKVKASEVQQVAKDIFTEDKINLVVLGPHDHSDKEKLTKIISF, from the coding sequence ATGCTTATTCCATTCACCAAATCCACACTTCCAAACGGCGTGCGTGTTATTTTTGCGCCGTTAACACATACACGGGCGGTTTCAGTTCTTGTTCTTTTTAAGACTGGTTCAAAATACGAAACAAAGCGCATCAATGGCATTTCACATTACCTGGAGCATATGTTTTTTAAGGGTACCAAAAAGCGTCCGGACAAGAGGCAAATAGCGGAATTGCTTGATGGCGTTGGCGCGGAGTTTAATGCGTTTACATCAGACGAATCAACCGGTTATTATGTGAAAGTTGAGCGCACGCACACGTCTCTTGCGCTTGATGTTGTGTCTGATATTTTACTCAACTCCATGTTTCCACAAAACGAAATGGCGCGGGAAAAAAATGTTATCATTGAAGAAATTAATATGATCGCAGATACGCCAATGCGCCAAGTGCACGAATACTGGGAGGAGCTTTTGTATGGCGATCAGCCAGCTGGTCGGCCTGTAGCAGGTACGCGAGATGGTGTGAAAAAAATTACTAGAAACGATCTCGTTTCGTATTTTGAGAAACAATATCGCAGCGAAAGTATGGTTGTTTGCATCGCCGGTAATTTTCCGCAAGAAAAAATACACGATGAAATTAAAAAGCGTTTTGCCGCAATGCGTAAGGGAATAGCGCAAGACAAGCAACCCGTGGTGGAAAATCAGCACGGGGCGCAAGTATATTTGGCATCAAGTAAAACCGGTCAATCGCACATCCTGCTCGGGGTTCGAACATTTCCGCTTTCCGATACTCGCAAATATGCGCTCTCTGTTCTCTCTACTATTTTGGGGGGCGGTATGAGCTCGCGTCTTTTCCTTTCTGTTCGTGAGGATAAGGGGCTTGTCTATTACATACGCACTCAATCAGAGATGACAACCGACACGGGATATATGAACACCGCGGCTGGAGTTGATAGCGCTCGGCTTGAGCTCGCGATAAAAGCGATTATGAAAGAATATCGTGATATAAAGAATAAAGGGGTAACTGCGGCGGAATTAAAAAAAGCAAAGAGTTCATTGCGCGGTAGGATGCTCATCGGCCTTGAAGAGACTGATGATATTGCTTCGTTTCTTGCAGGGCAAGAGTTGCTGGAAAACGAAATACGCGACCCAGAAGAAGAAATGGATTTCATTGATAAGGTTAAGGCATCAGAAGTACAGCAGGTGGCAAAAGATATTTTTACGGAAGATAAAATAAATCTAGTGGTACTTGGACCGCACGACCATAGTGATAAAGAGAAGCTAACTAAAATAATTTCGTTTTAA
- a CDS encoding AI-2E family transporter, producing the protein MVEERSINVSTSTILRILLVAVLTYLIVVLWQPLASLFFAVIIASALEPMILWFEKRRIYRRISVPFIYLILVAILVLLFSFVIPTVFFETRDLTLDFPHRFEQLRQSISDFIGFEAFPAFTTGSDVITAIQVKLGLGAGDIFSFAMAIFGGALTFFLTIVISFYLALQEKGVEQLLLAVTPRDHQEYISDLWQRVQKKLSRWVGAQFILILFITVTLFPIFWAMGVKYALVIVIIASLLEVIPVLGPVVAGIIILLFVLIQSPALALMALLVYTAIQQVQQHFIVPAVLSRAIGLNPVIIIMLLLAGGTLLGFWGALLAIPFGTAVAEVLADIKRR; encoded by the coding sequence ATGGTCGAAGAGCGAAGTATAAACGTATCTACAAGTACGATTCTGCGAATATTGCTCGTGGCTGTTTTAACGTATTTGATTGTGGTTTTATGGCAGCCGCTCGCCAGTTTATTTTTTGCGGTGATTATCGCCTCTGCCTTGGAGCCGATGATTTTATGGTTTGAGAAAAGACGCATATATCGTCGCATTTCTGTGCCATTCATTTATTTGATTCTGGTAGCGATTCTTGTTCTTTTATTTTCCTTCGTAATTCCAACCGTATTTTTTGAAACACGCGATTTGACGCTTGATTTTCCTCATCGTTTTGAACAACTGCGTCAAAGTATCAGCGATTTTATAGGTTTTGAGGCATTTCCAGCATTTACGACTGGCTCGGACGTGATTACGGCAATTCAGGTAAAGCTTGGCCTTGGAGCAGGGGATATTTTTTCCTTTGCCATGGCAATTTTTGGCGGCGCGTTGACATTCTTCCTTACTATTGTTATTTCTTTTTATTTAGCATTGCAAGAAAAAGGCGTAGAGCAGTTATTACTCGCGGTAACGCCAAGAGATCATCAGGAATATATTTCAGATTTATGGCAGCGTGTACAAAAAAAATTGAGTCGTTGGGTTGGCGCTCAATTTATTCTAATATTATTTATTACCGTAACTCTGTTCCCGATATTTTGGGCGATGGGAGTTAAGTACGCGCTTGTTATCGTGATTATCGCCTCTTTGCTTGAGGTTATTCCGGTGCTTGGTCCGGTAGTTGCGGGCATTATTATTCTATTGTTTGTTCTTATACAGTCTCCAGCGCTAGCCTTAATGGCACTGCTTGTATATACCGCGATTCAACAAGTGCAGCAGCATTTTATTGTGCCGGCGGTGCTTTCTCGCGCTATCGGTCTTAATCCTGTAATTATTATTATGTTGCTGTTAGCCGGTGGTACCCTGCTTGGATTTTGGGGGGCACTGCTTGCAATTCCTTTCGGCACGGCAGTGGCGGAAGTCTTGGCAGACATAAAAAGAAGATAA
- the rsmI gene encoding 16S rRNA (cytidine(1402)-2'-O)-methyltransferase: MGVLYIVATPIGNLEDITLRALRVLKEVDLVLCEDTRVTKKLMDHFAISKPLMSYHQHSRLNKVEEIISRLKQGAVLALVSDAGTPGLSDPGNMLVKEVSLNVSEAAIIPIPGASAVAAIASVAGISMDKFSFMGFPPNKKGRKTFFAKVASSDIPVILYESKYRILKTLDEIVSAFEEKDIVPYFIVGRELTKQFESIYRGTAEDVKNMLTPGHLKGEFVVVISANKHD; encoded by the coding sequence ATGGGAGTATTATATATCGTCGCAACGCCAATTGGAAATCTTGAGGACATAACGCTTCGCGCCCTTCGCGTTTTGAAAGAGGTTGATCTTGTGCTGTGTGAAGATACTAGGGTGACTAAAAAATTGATGGATCATTTTGCAATCTCAAAACCATTGATGAGCTATCATCAGCACTCTCGTTTAAATAAAGTAGAGGAGATTATATCTCGCCTCAAGCAGGGAGCGGTATTAGCGCTGGTGTCGGACGCAGGCACGCCGGGGTTGAGCGACCCGGGCAATATGTTGGTTAAAGAGGTTTCTTTGAATGTGTCAGAAGCGGCAATTATTCCCATTCCTGGCGCGAGCGCGGTGGCTGCGATTGCATCTGTAGCGGGTATTTCGATGGACAAATTTTCTTTTATGGGTTTTCCGCCTAACAAGAAAGGTCGCAAAACATTTTTTGCGAAAGTTGCTTCAAGCGATATTCCCGTGATACTCTACGAATCAAAGTATCGTATACTAAAGACGCTAGATGAAATTGTCAGTGCGTTTGAGGAAAAAGATATTGTGCCGTATTTTATAGTCGGTCGCGAGCTGACAAAACAATTTGAATCTATATATAGAGGTACGGCAGAAGATGTAAAGAATATGCTTACTCCGGGGCATTTGAAAGGTGAGTTTGTTGTTGTTATCTCTGCAAATAAACATGACTAA